The following proteins come from a genomic window of Leptospira bandrabouensis:
- a CDS encoding flavin reductase family protein — translation MKTFPFIYNEPKEFLAFLQLKDWADFLLGEINPRFSVTTIKAKVVEVHQETADAKTIILKPNWLWKGFVSGQHVPVTLEIAGRRVTRFYSLSSAPNSKYISITVKRQSGGLVSNFINQNIKKGDLLELGKPSGEFVLPKTVPSKFLFLAGGSGITPIHSILKQLQSMKYNGKATLLYFVRSFEDIILRSSLEQIAKETGWLEIRYIFSDVPKEGYDSGFLTKEILEKYTDDLKSYSVYVCGPGPMQTKALSLLEGNEVKSELFMLPGQASLKVKKTGTVDVFLSLSHKTIQVKGERSLLEELEDQGIYPQSGCRMGICHTCVCKKSAGSVTDLSKGEVSGLGEQNIQICISRAESNLELEL, via the coding sequence ATGAAAACATTTCCTTTTATCTACAACGAACCCAAGGAATTTTTGGCATTCCTCCAGTTGAAAGACTGGGCTGATTTCCTTCTGGGTGAAATCAATCCGAGATTTTCGGTCACAACCATCAAAGCAAAAGTGGTAGAAGTTCACCAAGAAACCGCGGATGCTAAAACTATCATTTTAAAACCCAACTGGCTTTGGAAAGGTTTTGTTTCCGGCCAACATGTTCCCGTCACTTTAGAAATTGCGGGAAGAAGGGTCACAAGATTTTATTCTTTATCCTCGGCACCAAACAGTAAGTATATTTCCATAACCGTGAAACGTCAGTCAGGCGGACTTGTTTCTAACTTTATCAATCAAAACATCAAAAAAGGTGATTTGTTGGAACTTGGAAAACCATCTGGCGAGTTCGTTCTTCCAAAAACAGTACCTTCTAAATTTTTATTTTTAGCAGGTGGAAGTGGAATCACTCCTATCCACTCCATACTTAAACAACTTCAATCAATGAAATACAATGGTAAAGCAACACTTCTTTACTTTGTTAGGTCCTTTGAAGATATCATCTTACGTTCTTCGTTAGAACAAATTGCAAAAGAAACTGGTTGGTTAGAGATTCGTTATATTTTTTCTGATGTTCCTAAAGAAGGTTACGACTCAGGTTTTTTGACTAAAGAAATTTTAGAGAAGTATACAGATGATTTAAAATCCTATTCTGTTTATGTATGTGGTCCTGGACCCATGCAAACAAAAGCTCTTTCTCTTTTAGAAGGAAATGAAGTGAAGTCCGAGTTATTTATGTTACCAGGTCAAGCTTCCCTAAAAGTGAAAAAAACAGGAACAGTGGATGTGTTTCTTTCATTGAGTCATAAAACCATTCAAGTGAAAGGGGAACGATCTTTATTAGAAGAATTGGAAGACCAAGGAATCTATCCGCAAAGTGGATGTAGGATGGGAATTTGCCATACTTGTGTTTGCAAAAAATCTGCAGGTTCTGTTACGGATTTATCAAAAGGCGAAGTATCGGGGTTAGGTGAACAAAATATTCAGATTTGTATTTCCCGTGCTGAATCAAATTTGGAATTAGAACTTTAG
- a CDS encoding fatty acid desaturase family protein — translation MKTISKKLNKEEIEAFGNEVEALREEVMAKVGKEDADHIRFIYKTYRYTEILGRGLIHFSFEPISFVAGTLLLSFSKIINNMELGHNVLHGQYDWMNDPRFNSKTFEWDIVCDAHQWKFYHNYMHHTYTNVLNKDHDYGYNFTRLTEGQKWKPVHLTQPFTNLFLAMNFQWGIGAHGFRVEHLEIPKKQRNKRTLKDFKRVFFKKIEVQVVKDYLLFPLLAGLNFPKIILGNMIANLIRNLWTYAVIFCGHFTENAESFSTEEIAGETKAQWYLRQLKGSSNLDGSKFFYTMTGHLSHQIEHHMFPGMPAIRYREVAPRLKEICAKYGQHYNTGSFVKQFGSVWKRIVAYSFPDSVAGKLMGNKKVYLEPKPMVTQPSFQVSLPMEEKSITLT, via the coding sequence ATGAAAACGATTAGCAAAAAATTAAACAAAGAAGAAATCGAAGCATTTGGGAATGAAGTAGAAGCCTTGCGAGAAGAAGTAATGGCAAAGGTTGGAAAGGAAGATGCAGATCATATCCGTTTCATCTATAAAACATATCGTTATACTGAAATTTTGGGTCGTGGTCTCATTCATTTTAGCTTTGAACCAATATCATTTGTAGCAGGAACTTTGTTACTTTCCTTTTCTAAAATCATCAATAATATGGAACTTGGTCATAATGTCCTTCATGGACAGTATGATTGGATGAATGATCCACGTTTTAATTCAAAAACTTTTGAATGGGATATTGTTTGTGATGCGCACCAGTGGAAATTTTACCACAACTATATGCATCATACCTATACTAACGTTTTAAATAAAGACCATGACTATGGTTATAATTTTACACGTTTGACTGAAGGACAAAAGTGGAAACCTGTTCACCTAACGCAGCCTTTTACAAATTTGTTTCTTGCTATGAACTTTCAATGGGGAATTGGCGCACATGGATTCCGCGTTGAACACTTGGAAATTCCCAAAAAACAAAGAAATAAAAGAACCTTAAAAGATTTTAAGAGAGTCTTTTTTAAGAAAATTGAAGTACAGGTTGTAAAGGATTACTTACTGTTTCCATTACTTGCAGGACTTAATTTTCCAAAAATCATTTTAGGAAATATGATTGCGAATTTAATTCGTAACCTTTGGACCTATGCAGTGATATTCTGTGGTCACTTTACTGAAAATGCTGAATCCTTTTCTACCGAAGAAATTGCCGGTGAAACGAAAGCACAGTGGTATTTGAGACAACTAAAGGGTTCATCTAACTTAGATGGCAGTAAGTTTTTTTATACCATGACTGGTCACTTAAGTCACCAAATAGAACACCATATGTTCCCAGGTATGCCGGCAATACGTTACCGTGAAGTAGCTCCTCGTTTGAAAGAAATTTGTGCTAAGTATGGCCAACACTACAATACAGGAAGTTTTGTGAAACAGTTTGGTTCTGTATGGAAACGAATCGTTGCTTATTCTTTTCCTGATTCAGTTGCTGGGAAGTTAATGGGAAATAAAAAAGTTTATTTGGAACCAAAACCTATGGTAACACAACCCAGTTTTCAAGTTTCTCTACCTATGGAAGAGAAATCAATTACTCTCACTTAA
- a CDS encoding acyl-CoA dehydrogenase family protein, with the protein MIQSNYFQTNEDLKEHFYDLIDWNEIVPLYENNYSDSKLYAENNNPRLEYAPSNVDEAKSFYEEILKSCGEISGMYVSQVAGVVDSKGLKFENGNVIHPQEMVDVIKMYHDAGLGPAAFKRKYGGLGTPSIIKAIIAELMYRSDSSITIAVGSMGLASILEVCATDEMKEEWIPKLISGNYTVTMGLSEPDFGSDLPNITTKAIKKDDKWYLNGTKRFQTVACGINGSPGITLTLARTGTQESGARGLSFFIVENKNYTVQGIEKKLGIKASATCETVFENSEGHLVGKEGFGLVKYVMGMLNGARLSVSSQGTGIVTAAYEEALKYAKERIQFGKPIYEIPAVRRILDRMERELAGMRCLMVEAAYSVDKYYWYEDGRTTTAEESKSGKFWEKVANTLTPISKYYNSEMCNDLVYDGLQVLGGAGYTEDYDLSRLYRDARITNIYDGTTQIQVNAAIGGITSGMSATGTFRTYLDHLAKGSESNSKLGEIRNLFESIVETYKAIEDQQRKEAYSFEVVESAARVVVGYLMERAKNKSVQRKELRSQWCKEFHTDSLAILTANKIKLC; encoded by the coding sequence ATGATTCAAAGCAACTACTTTCAAACTAACGAAGACCTAAAGGAACACTTTTACGATTTAATTGATTGGAATGAAATTGTTCCCCTTTACGAAAATAATTACTCAGATTCCAAATTATATGCAGAAAACAATAATCCCAGATTGGAATATGCACCATCTAATGTAGATGAGGCGAAATCATTTTATGAAGAAATTCTAAAATCTTGCGGTGAAATTAGCGGTATGTATGTTTCGCAAGTTGCCGGAGTGGTGGATTCCAAAGGACTAAAATTTGAAAATGGAAATGTAATCCATCCTCAAGAGATGGTAGATGTAATCAAAATGTACCATGATGCAGGTCTTGGTCCTGCTGCTTTCAAAAGAAAATACGGTGGACTCGGTACACCAAGCATCATCAAAGCAATCATCGCTGAGTTAATGTATAGATCTGATAGTTCCATCACAATTGCTGTAGGAAGTATGGGACTTGCTTCCATCTTAGAAGTTTGTGCCACTGATGAAATGAAAGAGGAATGGATTCCGAAATTGATCTCAGGAAATTACACAGTTACCATGGGGCTTTCTGAACCAGACTTTGGATCTGACCTTCCCAATATCACAACAAAGGCTATTAAAAAAGACGATAAATGGTATCTGAACGGAACCAAACGATTTCAAACTGTGGCTTGCGGAATCAATGGAAGCCCTGGAATTACACTCACACTGGCAAGAACAGGAACCCAGGAAAGTGGGGCCAGAGGACTATCATTCTTCATCGTAGAAAATAAAAATTACACCGTCCAAGGAATTGAAAAGAAACTTGGGATCAAAGCATCAGCAACATGCGAAACTGTTTTTGAAAATAGCGAAGGTCATTTAGTCGGCAAAGAAGGATTCGGACTTGTGAAATACGTAATGGGAATGCTCAATGGAGCCCGTCTTAGTGTCTCTTCCCAAGGAACAGGAATTGTCACAGCGGCTTATGAAGAAGCTCTCAAATACGCTAAAGAAAGAATTCAATTCGGAAAACCCATTTATGAAATTCCTGCAGTACGTCGTATTTTGGACCGAATGGAAAGAGAGCTGGCTGGAATGCGTTGCCTCATGGTAGAAGCAGCCTACTCCGTTGATAAATACTATTGGTATGAAGATGGTCGGACAACGACAGCCGAAGAATCTAAAAGTGGGAAATTTTGGGAGAAGGTAGCAAACACACTCACTCCAATTTCCAAATACTATAACTCCGAAATGTGTAATGATTTAGTGTATGACGGCTTACAAGTATTAGGTGGTGCTGGATATACTGAAGATTATGATCTCTCAAGACTTTACAGAGATGCCAGAATCACCAATATCTATGATGGTACCACACAAATACAAGTCAACGCAGCCATTGGTGGAATTACATCGGGTATGAGTGCGACTGGTACTTTTCGAACGTATTTAGATCATTTAGCCAAAGGTTCAGAGTCCAATTCCAAACTTGGGGAAATTCGAAATCTTTTTGAATCCATTGTGGAAACATATAAAGCAATAGAAGACCAACAAAGAAAAGAAGCATATAGTTTTGAAGTAGTAGAGTCCGCAGCCAGAGTTGTCGTTGGATACTTAATGGAAAGAGCAAAAAATAAATCAGTACAAAGAAAGGAATTACGCAGCCAGTGGTGTAAAGAATTTCATACCGATAGTTTAGCAATTCTAACTGCTAACAAAATCAAACTGTGTTAA